GCTACAATAGCTCCTGGAGAAAGGAGGACTTACACTGTAGAACGGGACCTCTAACAACTGCCACGGGCagaaggaaggaactgagggaagcCGGGGGCAGCTCTGCCCTTTATGCCTGTGCTGAGCGCGCGAGGCagtggcggggtggggtggggcacagcTGCTGCCCCGATGAGTACCACTAAGGGGCAAACTCTGACAATGGTGGACAGGAGCGCACCAGTGGGCAGACTTGCAGTGGAATGGGTGTGTGCAGTCACTTGAAGAATTGTCTATGCTGAGCCAACCCTGCAGCAACCTGCAACCTGGGTTCAGAGGCAGGCTCCTGCAGGGTAGGCTGGCTACATGGCCATTTGCTGTGTCAACTGCGGCTTTCAAACCTTGCCAGACAGTACTGATTTCTAAAGGTGATTATTTGTTAGGCTGTCGCTGGAGCTGGTTGGAGATGAGCAGGGTTCCTTGAGTAAAGACGGAGAACAGTTTAGACATGGAACTGTTGCTCTAGGGAAAGCGTATTGCACGGAGTAGTAAAATCCAGTCACTTCAGTCCTGCTGCAGCTGCCTCAGTGGACAGGAAGTCAGAATGGGCAAAAACCTGAAAGGTACAAAACTATCAAACTGATGGAATAGTCTAAACAATGCATGTCATTGTACGGTGTAGAACGGTGCCAGTTGCCACCCAGCATGAGGGGAAGTAGGCCTTACCCCACAGTACCAGCAGTGGATACGGTCAGTCTCCTGGCCACACAGAAATCAGGGGCTGGGGATCCATATGCAGCATTGACATGGGCGGTGAACAAGGGCCTCAGTGGAATAAGGAAGAGGTCTGGATGGGCTCTTTTCTGgctccattcagcacagctttcCCAccgcttcccctccccacaggatCCAAGCATACAGAAATGGAAAGTGACGTACATGCGTGAGGTGTGATACAGCTAAGGAAGAGGCCAGGACGACCCCTTTGCAGGTGAGTATGTCCAGGTACAGGGTACAAGATCTAGGGCCTCCAAGCCTCAGGGAGAAGAGCTAAGACACAGTATTTAGTGATGCAGGTAACTGCAGGGGATGAACTGTGGCAGGCGGGGTGCCTGCTGCTGCCATCTCTGGAGTGAGCAGGAGTTGGGAAGACGCGTTCACGATGAGTCCTCGGCATCTCGTGGGATCAGGCCACAGACTGGGTTTGTGGGGAGCACAAAGTCGAACTAGGAGCCCAAACTCCTGCCCTCCCAGGGGAAACAAGCCCTTCGCTCAGTGAAGCTGTCGCCCTAGCGTGgccccttccctctgtgctgcaGAGAACATGGGGTGTGTTCTCCACATTTTGCCCCATTCCAGCATGGGTCCCTTGACGTTATTCTAGGGCTGTGGCCTGCACCGAGACCCCCGTGCACCCCCAGGGCTCCCTGGCACCCGAAAGGCTTGTGCAACAGAGTGAGCCTGCAAGAGACGCAGTCTCCTAGTGCCCTCTGCTGGGAGGAATTGGAgcgggccagggccagggccagggcttcGGCTTCTTGTGGTGCTGTGGCAGGAGCAGCGGAGGCTCGCCCTACTGTCATGGTGAATTGCTGCACGGCCCTGGCGAAATCCAGCACGTGCCAGATGGCCAGGACTTAGTTACAATATTGAGCCAAGTATGGAAATTCTCCCCACAACGGGCACCTTTGTGCTTTCCTTACAGCGTGTTGTAACCCCCGCTGCCAGGTGGGTGGCTTATTACAAACAAAACCAGCCATGCTTGAAGTGGTGAGAGGCTGCCTCCACTCATCGCCCCCAGCCCACAGTAAATTCCCCAtgcctcagagctggggaaatGGCAGTATGTGGGAAAGTCCCAGCTGCACGTTAGTCACTGGCTCCGTTACCTTCCAGCCTGGGGAACAAACCCCGCGTGCTCTCCTAGAGGCTGCGCACATGTGCATGGGAGcacaggaaggagtgggggaatGGGCATGTGCTCTCGGGCAGCGAACCCTGCCTTGCAAAAGCCTGGCAGGATCTGTGCAGTGAGGCTCAGCACAGGGCCTGTCACACATGGGGACATGAAGATGGGGCTGCAATAGGGCCACCATGGCGCCCCTTTAAAGACAGTGTGGCAGCACCATGCAGTGCTGTTACAATCTCCTTTCTCAGCTAAAAGACTGGCCAGCAGGCCCATTGCCCACTGACAGCTGTACAGCGGAGGGCTCACAGGCCACGCTCCCCCTTGCAGCAGGGGGAGAGGACAGCTGAGAGGAGCTAGTTCACCTACTGTACAACTTGTGGCTTCTCCTTAATGCGCCCCACTGTCAGCCCCACAGTCAGGAACCACAGCTGTTTCTTTTCTCCAAGGCTCTTCCGctcagcctggctcctgcccctttCACAATCTGTAAAGAGAAGCTACTCAGAGACTGCGGAGAAATGGGGTCTCTGTTAAAGCACCTGCTTGGCCAGCCCCTGGAGAGGCAGGTGTGCTTCGTGTATACAGCCATACCCTGATGCCTTTACACAGCATCCCTCAGGCTAAGCTCCTGCTGGCATCAGTGAGTTTGGCCTGAGTAAGGGTGCCTGGGCTCAGGGGCTGGCTGGTTATTGCTCTCAGTGTGTGGAAGGTAACGGTGAACTCTTGAcggggagggagagagcacaCAATGCAGGCAACTGATGGCTATGAAAATCAGCTCctgtcctctcccctccccctctctcgcAGATTAGAGACCTCATCTGACATGTAGTTTTTGGATGAGAGAATCTCCAACACAGCAAGAGCAGATAAGGCCAGGTGTGGAGACCAGAACCTCCCCTGTCACCCGGAGAAGCAGAGCACTGATACCCACAGAAGTGCAGAAGCAAAGACATATGCAAACAGACTATGAGCTCAGAGTCCCTACCTCAGCAGACCTGACAGAGtactgttgccggcacccagtgccgagaggctgaacaacaatGCAAACAGACTATGAGCTCAGAGTCCCTACCTCAGCAGACCTGACAGAGTACGAGCTGTCAACATCTAGTGAATTAACATGACTACGGATGAGCACACTTCCCAGCCTTTCTAACTCATGTATATACACCTTAGCGAGAAACTCTGGTACAGGGATACTGTGTGAGGGTCCAAGTGAGCCTGAGGATAGAAGAGAGACAATGAGTGCATGGAGGCGTGTCCCTCCCCATATCTGCCGAGTCTCTTTCCTTTGTTTCTGCAAAATCTGCTTTGAGAAGTAAAGACCCTGCCGCTGACATCCGGACTGCTTGACTGTTCTCATGCCACATGCTTGGTGTCAGCAAGTTCACGCAcaaccccacttccctccctgccACCACAGAGCAGTGAGCCATGGCTTCTGCACTGCGTGTGGCAAGGGGAGGAACTGACGTCTGGCTAGGGACGCTGCAGAGCAAGGTAAAAGACAGAATTCTGGGCAGTAAATGGTGATATGATGCAGCATTTGAACGGAACAATCTGCAGAGGTGGGGGAACGGTCCCTTAGTgcatgtacgtgtgtgtgtgtgtgtgtgtgtgtgtgtgtgtgtgtggtccctTAGTGCATgtacacctgtgtgtgtgtattgcagGAGTATAGTTCCCTGGAAGCGGCTGGAAACACCTGTCCCTTGTGCAATCCCCATGCCTTCCAAACATACACTTCAGAAATGTCTCTGACGCCTGGTAGCTGTACATTCTGCAgaacccaggctggaagggtTTTTCTACAGACAAAGTCCAGGAACAAAGAGAATGAGCTGTGACTAAGGAGGCTTCTGCTGGCAGATGTTCAGCACAGGTGTGAATTTCTAATGAAGCAACATTGTTTACTGAGCAGAGCTGGCACTGCAGGTGCCTTTTTTGAAGAGACAGCGTCATCAAATGGAAATAAAAGGCCTGGGTATTACCTTTGCCAAGGCAAAGCAGTTTGTGAGAACCACGGCCTCCcagcagtggggagaggcagcgCCTATCCGGGGAAACTCGCCTGTTTTCTCCAGAACCAGCTTTGCATGTTCCTGTTTCACTGAAACATAAGAATGAGAAATTGGAATGGGGGTATTTGGAGAGGAAGGAGCTGAAGGAAAAGTCAGACAGTGTGTGAGCAAGGAATAATGGCTTTGGAACTAGCGCTGGGTCCAAAGGACACATGGGTCTGAGAAACAAAACTAGGCACAAACACCTGCTCCGTAATGTCCTTTCAAACCAGGAATGAAATACACTGTAAATGTGTAAAGCAGAATGTGGAGTAACGCTCCAGTGGGGCTCAGAAGGGCAGGCGCCCTGTGCTTGTTCACAAGGGTAGAGGGTCAGGGGGTTGCAGGGTTAGTGTTAACAAGAGTAGGCTTGCTGAAACCCCTCTGGCAGCGACACTCAACTTTGTTCTTTGTCTTTTCAAATACAGGCCTCTCCCTGCAGGTCAGTAATGCCATTTGATTCAGGCCCAGCACCTGGAACCAAACCCCACCTCTACATATCCTCCTCAGAGCTCCTTCAACCAGCTGGATATTCTCTCCAAGCCATTAACAGGATCAGTTGGGACACACCCTTACCCTGGGgcacagaagcacagagagagaatCCCTGGTCACTACAATGCAGGACAACACACGAGGGAGGCAGGGAGCGGCCTGATCTCCAGAGAAGGTAAACAGCCAAACCAATGAGTGCAAACTGTGCCAGGCAGCTTACAGCAAGAATGTCAGTCCCAAGTTCCCACTCGCCCTTCTCAGCCAGAGGGTGTTAAATGGTGCACACTGTGCCTGGTAGTCTAAGCAACGCTAGTCTGCCTGCTGCCATACACAGTCAATGTCCTATTCTGTTCGACTTCTATGGCCTGTATCCTGTAATCTTGCTTTAACCTTGAACTTGACTGGCTTTAGGGAAGTGACTCATCTGCAAAGGCGGGTGTGAGGCTGGGCTTGGTCTCTTTTCCTGTTCCCTTTTCACGACATTTGGTGTGTTGTCCTGCAAAGCCACCTCTTTTCTTTAGCGTCACACAGCTATTCCTTCGGCTCTGTCTACCCACAGGAATGGCAcccatttaactaaatcagtgcaGTGTAATCTGTAACCCCCTGGCATGGATACTCTGAAACTAATTTAAAAGTTGTTGAAATCACTGTAGCTCAATTCAGTAACAAATCAAATACAGAGACACTGATTTTATGTACTTGTAATGGGATTTAAGAACATCCACACTGGGTGCTAAATGGGTGGTTTGTGTGTGGAGGCCAGATAGGGAGCCCTGTGCACTGAGCCCTTGCTTTTAACCCAGGAGAATGCTAGTGGTTGGCTTGAGCAGCCCCAAAGATAGGTTATAGGGGGAGTTTCCAATGCCACGTTGGTCAAGGGAGCTGTTCTGTCTTGGTTGGATGCCAGACTTGGTCACTCGACTAAAGGTAATGCTGCTGAACTGCTCATGCTTTCAGAGTGTTGCTCTAGTGACTCTTCTTGTTGACTTGTCCAATTTAATCCCCAATAGAATTCCACTCAGTGAAGTTACAGCCTGGATGCAActgaatttaaatataaatatatgcaaaatagCGTGAAGGATCAGATTATGGCTTCAGACCCACCCAGATAGAATCCAGCCTGAATCTCATCCCAAACTGGCTGCTGTTCACACAGAATATAGAAAAACTGTTTACTAGCTTTCCACCCCGCCCAGTCCGCAGCACTGCATGCTACGTGCAGCGATAACAGGGTGTGATGGACAAAGTACAGATCTGCGAACAGCACAGTCACGCCCCTCTCTGCTAGGGAGGTGCAGGCATCTTATCTCACAGGTCACTCTGCTAAGGAGGTGGCGTTAGGGTTTCCTTGTCCTCTCCTAAGGAAGTGCAGCAAGCAGAGAAATCAGCCCCACTGGCACTGCAGCATCAGAAAACCCCAGGAGCTCCTGTTACTGAGGGTGAGTTTGGCCTTGCTGTTCCGCCTAGCAGTGTTCCTGTCTTTGTGTTGTGCCCTTAACAGTATTTAGTCACAGTTCTTTGCCATCATCACCCAGCCCAGGGGGAGTGACACTAAGCTTGGAAACATGAGCTACATAGAGGCAAAGAAAGTCCCTGGGAAATGCCAGACTTCACGTAAAGAGACAGGTGTAAAACCAGAATCACGTCCCAATACAATGTACCAGCAGCAGCAAAATGCGGCTCCGCCATGTGCTCACTCTGTGGCGCAGGGCAAGTAATGTTAttactctgtgcttcagtttccccggGTGTAAAATGCAGCCAACAGTCTTGCCTGACCTCACAAGGAGAGGAGTGACTGTAAGCGTCAGTCAGTTACCGTCTGCCAAGTGCTATACCAATGCTGAGCATTATCATCTACTCTACAGGGCTCTGCAGGAGGACACGTTGCTGTACAGTAGGCAAAGTACAGAAACGAACAAATAAAAGATGCACATTTACAGGTTTTAAATATTAAGATGTCCCAGTTCACTTTATACAATATAGCCTGAAAGACGACATCTGTACTCTGTCAGCCTGGCCCTTGTTACATGTTCATGCAAACAAACTGCTCAGGGTACTTGAGTTCCAAAACCACTCTAATTTCTTTCACAAGGAGCAGAAGAGTGCCAGCTCCAAATCCAGCAGAGGCACTGGGAAGGACCAGGGAGCCCCCAAACACAGCCTTTCTGACAAGATAGCCCAGGGGGAGTCCATTATTTTTGTGAAGGACCAAATGTCTTgatcaaggtatagtcaaggtctagactccagagaaaatcataataaataataaataaaaagattttggggtctgttcaaaagcatctggcggtccagatttggcccacagtctgcCTCTtgactcctcctaatacagcccaaCAGATCCCTGAGCCCAGAGTGGGAAGTGGGCTGTTGCATCACATGAATATTAGCTTGTGTTATGTTCtgcttgaaaaaacaaacaaactagatGAATTGAAATACAATACGTGCTTTTCAgtatcataagaacggccacactgggtcagaccaacggcccatttagcccagcatcctggcttccgacagtggccggtgccagatgcttcagaaggagtgaatggaacagggcaattattgactGATCCaccctgtcatccagttccagcttctggcagttggaggtttagggacacccggagccagggccgtccctagggggtGTGGGGACTGGGAcaaaccctccccacccctctgccccaggtcccacccccactccacccgttcCCCGCaagtctctgccctgcccctatcccgccttctgccccctcccctgatattttctgtcttcttgtctatccctttgctaatggttcctaattttattagcttttttgacagctgctgcatattgagtggattttttcagagaattatgcatgatgactccaagatctttcttgaatgtatcagctaatttagatcccatcattttatatgtatagttgggattatgttttccaatgtgcattactgtgcacttatcaacactgaatttcatctgccattttgttgtccagtcacccagtttagtgagatcctcTTGTATCAAGTACTATGGTGATAGCTGAACTGTACTCATCCCTGGAATGAATATATAGAATATTTCACCTACAATTAAAgctatttttcaataaaaaaatactCTAAACCTGATAATTCTTGTATAAGTCTTTAATGTGTTCATCACCATGTTAACAATGAATAACCTGTTTTCgtttatcaacatcctcattATAGTGGCGTAAGCACCAGTGTCCAAACAAATGCAAACACCCACCTTGAACACGTGCACCTTGCACTAGTGCCCTCCTGAGGTTACGCACTCCCTTTGCATGGCCACAAAGATCTACATGGGGCACAAAACCCCTTACCTGCCTGCCCATCTGAGTTTTGTGGGTAGTTCTGCTGCCGTGAAAAGCGTCCCTTATAGAAGATGCCAACGCAGTAGCTGAACGGTGGCCACAGATACATTCTCTGAACTGGCCTACGCCTCTCTGTTTATGGTTAGAAATGGGAAAAGGGATTTCTGAATAATATGAGCTGGCTTGAAATGTAAAGAATTTGCAGTGGCCATTTAACTATCTGGACTCACCACCTTACTGTGGAATTTATAATGCCACAGTATATACTTCTATGCTCAAGTAGTTCAGAATCAGAGGAAAACCCTTTGGATGTATTATCACAAGGGGCACACGTGATCCCAGCTGAATTCAGCTGTGGGAGTCGTTTCCAGTCTATACCCCGGACACgtacagaaacctggtggaatgcaCACACAGCTTAGGGAGTTTGATCCTACACTAGTCAGGCTTTTTCGGCATACACAGTTTAAAAacatctgatctcagttacattgaTACCAGTGTGGaataacaccactgacttccacagAGTTATTGCAGTCACATTAAGCTAACTGACCCTCATGAATACAGTTCCTGAGGGCTAGACAGTGCTGGCCTTGCAGCCAAGAGGGGGGCAGACTCAGGAGCCTTCTGTAAAAGGGTGGCTTGCCCATTTAAGGGCTAAAGGTTTGGGACCAACCAAGCTAGTAACTAACTAGTCACACCTGAGCAAGGATCAGACGAGTCCCCTATGAGAGCAGCAGAAAGCTGCAGGGCAAGAACGGCATGTGTCTGCAGGAAACCAAATGCAGAGTGAGAAAGGTTCCTGCAAGGAAGACCCTGAGACCAGGGGAGTTGCCCCAGGGAGTAACTTACTAAAGCAGGGAAGACCCTGATACACCAGGGGAGCTTGGAGGCCTACAGAGAGACATTGAACAGTGACTCAGCCCCAGGAAGGAGGGTTTGGGAGAGAGATTCTGAACTGGGGTTAGGGCCTGGAAGGCCAGTGTGTGTCAGGACTAAATAAATTGGACCCAAACAGGGGAGTGTTCTAATTACTTTTGGGCTCTGATCTGGAGTTTTTGGGGAGTCCATAAAGGGAAATTAGGCAGGGTGATGCAAAGCAACCTCTGGCCACGAGGGAGCTACAGCTTTCCTTCTCACATCACCCACGCCGGGGCCAGCCACAGTTACAATCCCTGCACTCTCCTGAAAGTAGCTAATGAGAGGCTGTACAAAGGTGTCCTTGAAAGTCAGCAACCTCCTGCTTTAACTTGCACCTTCTTTCAGTTGCTTGGGATGTGAACCAGCTTATATAGCACCTCTGAATCTGAGCTGCAGGGTCAACATCTTTCCCATGCAAGTGTATTCGGGCCAGACCAACGCTGGGGAAGCCAAAATGAACATGAGTTCATGCCCCATGCAGCTGCTACTAGTTGTGGGGGTGGAATCAGGCCCCATCACAGACTCTAGCTCAGTCTGTAGCTTGTCACCATCTTTACACTGGGAGAGCCACTGCTGGGATCCTCAAGTACCAACAGCCCCAAGAGTTCAAGCCATTTACCAATCGCCAGCTCTGGAGCAAGTGTGACCATGACATCCCAGCAAATCTATTCTGATCTGTTCCAGAGCCCACCCAGTGTCTGCATAGTGACAGCCTGCTCTTCTGGAGGGAGCGTGGGAAAACAAGCAACATTTCCATTTTCCACACTGTTTATTCCCAAAGGTTATCTTGATTGCAACCCCATGAAATTCATCTAGGTCATGTTCATATAGCAGTTACACAAGCTCCTGTCCATGAAGGTAAGTTTCACTGTTTACTGGTTCATCCTGGTGCTCTCACTCATTAGGTTCATTTGGCCTGTTTTTATGAAAAGTGACTTTTTGATCCCTCACCTGGAACTGAGCAATAATCAAAAGGACAGGGTCCTAAACAGGGGCTGTCCACAAATGGGCCACCCAGTGGCAACTCGGTTGAGTTCAGGGGCTCTGAAGTTTGATTTCTTTCTACGGATGGTTTAGATACAATAGTGTTGTGGTTCAGTGACTCTTCTGATAAATTAACTGCACGGCCACTTCCCATGCTCACAACATTCTGTAACTGCGCTTCACTTTCTTCCGCATTGACAGACGTCCTCAAATGGTCACGTGTATGACACAGCAGAAGAGGACATGGCATGTTATTGCTACTCTCTTGTATCCTTTCATCTGTACAGTCAGAAGTATAATTTTTTGTCTCCTGCATGGTCCTCCCAGTCTTCCCGAGAGCTAGAATCTAAAGACCACAGCAACTTTTTCACGCCCACAGTATCTTCATCTTCACCATCACTACATGGTTCATTAAAGCTGATAATCCAAGGGCTGTCACTGCTGTTTTGTGTGAGAGCCGCTCCTGAACTCAGACCAAAGGCAAAACCTGTGGTAACATCTGAGTCAATGCTATAGAAAGTCTGACAAGTTTATCTCCAGGTCAGATTCACAGAGAGTGATAGCTGGAAGTGTTTCTTTGAGGTTGTTGTTTAAAAGGTTGATAAAGGGTTTATAAGGCGACTCAGAAATAGCCTCACTATTATTGTCACAGTGCATATTATTGTCTTTGAGAGCAATACCAAAAGGCTGGTAACTAGATGGGTTAGAAACAGAGGGGCAGGAAATTGCAGCTGCTTTTTCTGGAACATGTTGACATGTTATTTGCTTGTGTATTTCTTTCTCTGGCAGGAAAAATGAAACTTTGTCATGAGCATGGGAGAAAAACCATGGAAAGTCTGTGTCTTCTGAACAGATGGTTTGAAAAGCAGTCTCAGTGCAGTCACCCTTGTGGTTGGTGTAACAGCTTTGATCACCAAGGGGTTGATGGGCTTGTTCTTCTCTGTAGGGAAGTATTTGATTCTCTGGAAACTCTGCTAAGGAGAGTGAAGAGCTTGGGTTTTCCAAACACTGTGTCAAGCTATTGCTAACCGTGGACTGAGACAGCAGGCTGGCAAAGCTCTTATATGCTGTGCTACAAGACTCCGTGGACTGAGACAGCAGGCTGGCAAAGCTCTTATATGCTGTGCTACAAGGCTCTGTGGACTGAGACATGAGGCTGTCGAAGCTCTGATATGCTGGACTATTTATTTCGTCTTTGATTATCTCAGAGGAAGGAGCATTTGGTGATTTTTTAATCAAGACCAACAAGTCATGCTGAGTCTCAGAACTGCAAAGAAAGTGTCTTTGATGCAACATGTCTGGAGGATTCTTTGCCTCGGGAGAAGCAGTGTCTATGTTAGAACTTTGATAACCAGATTCAAAAGATTCTTCTGATCGCACTGATTTTGTGCTAGCTGCTCTACAGTTGTAGTCATCCTGAGAGGCTGTAGTGGAAAAGGAGCAAGTGTGTGAAGTATCACATGACTGTTGATCCTGGACTACATTTTCTTTTGGTGTTTGCTGTGATGAATTTTCTGATTCACAATTCTCAAAGGTTTTTTGCTCTTCTATGATGAAGTCTGGAATTTCAGTGTCATGGATACTGGTTCCACATTCTAGTAGCTTAATAAACATGTCTGCAAGTGCATCATTGTGTTGAGTGTGTTCTATAAAGCTGCTCTCACAAGGTGGGCACAAGAGGATCTCACCCAGGTTGTCCTCATGGCTCTCAGTTTCAGTGTTTCTTGAACACTCACAGATTTCAAGAGAATCTTCAATCAAAGTGATCTCTGGAATTAGAACAGCTTCATACTCTTCTGGGAACCACTCTCCACATTTATTCAGGCAACTGCCAGGTTTCTCACCACTTTTGACGTTGTCTTTCCCCTTCAAGGTTTGGCCTTGGGCATATTTTGCAAGACAGTTCTTACAGCTTCTGTTTTTGGGGATGAAAAGGAAGGCACAATTAATGTTCACTTGATAGCAAAATATTTTATGCTGTAAACCAGAGAAATGTTCTTTATTTTACTTACAGTTGGTGTTCCATGTGAGTCTGTTTCACATCATAGAAAGGTGCCTTAATTTCATCAGTGGACAGCATTTTCCTCCAGACTGAAATCTAAAAGAGGCATAAAACAGATTTAGGGTATGGTTGAATTAAACTTGATATTTCTCTGAATCACAGTCAGCACCAGAACATATGAcctctttcattttttaaacacatGGGAAATGTGTTTTTTTATAAAATCTTTAAATCACATACCTGAGCTGCCTTGACATTCTTAACAACAAGATGGCTCTTGGCTGGATTTGGGATTTGATCCCACCATTCTCTCTTAACTCTGCAAAGCAAGAATCGTTGCTTACTCTTAGCTGTGTTTGGGCCCAATTCCCCAGTTTCACTACCCCACTCTCTCTCCTCAACCAGTCTGTATGCTCCAGCAACTGGAAGCGCTTATTCTGTTTATGTCCAGGAGTGACAATGCTTTTCAGCAACGCTTGTGTAAACATTTGTGCATATATTAATGATTAACTGGCCTGAGCACAGTCACATGGTCAGATTATTATTTGAGATTGTGAGAAAACAGGAAAATCTATTAATGTGACCCAAGTCCAGCAAATTACTcctcaaaaataaaatactgcaATACGATAACCAGCACTATTGAGATACTTGCAGAGCTGGGGGCCCAAAGATGACAGATCCTGCTCTGACAAGGGGAATACTTTATAAAGATGAGGATGTTGGCTCTATTAACGTTTTAACATTATATTAGCTGCATTTGCTCTCTTCAAAttatatgggccaaattctgaggaTTTT
The nucleotide sequence above comes from Natator depressus isolate rNatDep1 chromosome 10, rNatDep2.hap1, whole genome shotgun sequence. Encoded proteins:
- the IL4R gene encoding interleukin-4 receptor subunit alpha; protein product: MADSLKAAVLALWTLFFSCATYHIMATGRIQRFECFTDYARELSCHWEAAAQTNCSKEFRLYYKKEILSTVYNTCIPETGKGSSMNSISNCICIILPEYFTAGLAYHLALQANGTVLWNDTVEVAYIVKPRPPTNLTIEKGENDNFYVLRWIESYSAGDMLYGEEVTYEVKYWNKQNPEEEFVEQLPYQTTHFEILAMQLKQGYDYLVRVRRNYTGSYSTNWSDWSNAVEFHSDYGVTLEDSLQRIVLISCILITALILICYFCFAIVKREWWDQIPNPAKSHLVVKNVKAAQISVWRKMLSTDEIKAPFYDVKQTHMEHQLSCKNCLAKYAQGQTLKGKDNVKSGEKPGSCLNKCGEWFPEEYEAVLIPEITLIEDSLEICECSRNTETESHEDNLGEILLCPPCESSFIEHTQHNDALADMFIKLLECGTSIHDTEIPDFIIEEQKTFENCESENSSQQTPKENVVQDQQSCDTSHTCSFSTTASQDDYNCRAASTKSVRSEESFESGYQSSNIDTASPEAKNPPDMLHQRHFLCSSETQHDLLVLIKKSPNAPSSEIIKDEINSPAYQSFDSLMSQSTEPCSTAYKSFASLLSQSTESCSTAYKSFASLLSQSTVSNSLTQCLENPSSSLSLAEFPENQILPYREEQAHQPLGDQSCYTNHKGDCTETAFQTICSEDTDFPWFFSHAHDKVSFFLPEKEIHKQITCQHVPEKAAAISCPSVSNPSSYQPFGIALKDNNMHCDNNSEAISESPYKPFINLLNNNLKETLPAITLCESDLEINLSDFL